The following coding sequences lie in one Nocardia sp. NBC_01503 genomic window:
- a CDS encoding cutinase family protein: protein MSTLRRQLRAGAVATIAAATIAVLLTMPATTAGAQSSDCPALFTLGVQGTGQSSPNASPTDDTGFLSNVFTPLLAKADAEGAKVQREYLPYDASFGGFVAGGTNATYAQSVTKAVDKARTRLSELVSSCKDSAVALVGYSQGAHVISLLAQDIGAGNGPVPVDKIAGVALFGDPTRTAGATTFPGDTNATRPNAMPGTSGQVLGEIAQVNPLPPSGAGIGESTEKPADFGKLVGRVVSFCTGGDLSCDAPDNAPLLRAVAQVAASVQNPGDPIQALANIATSLAQTGIKTVTSVANNDLSGTSLSALSYSPKKSISQRIAEASDPNTPVDISGALKAVMKIGTIALNAVGTVAKSMLTATNIAEIGTAGLANPIAGLALFGAKLAGALSELVPISTGIRWVTEAFQAFITNISDNQDLLSATTWVKYSDVITRHGSYQTDPITPTGQTATTWVADWFAAAAADIAGVQAAPASSTSAPSTTPEAAVPLPATSAAPATTVPVTTAPMTSAPSAAPSSAAPVTTTPKPY, encoded by the coding sequence ATGAGCACCCTGCGCCGCCAGCTGCGCGCCGGTGCCGTCGCGACCATCGCGGCCGCCACCATCGCGGTGCTGCTCACCATGCCCGCCACCACCGCCGGCGCCCAATCCTCGGACTGCCCGGCGCTGTTCACCCTCGGCGTGCAGGGCACCGGCCAGTCCTCACCGAACGCCAGCCCCACCGACGACACCGGGTTTCTCTCCAATGTCTTCACTCCGCTGCTGGCCAAGGCCGACGCCGAAGGCGCGAAGGTGCAGCGCGAATACCTGCCCTATGACGCATCATTCGGTGGTTTCGTGGCCGGGGGCACGAACGCCACCTACGCCCAGTCGGTCACCAAGGCCGTGGACAAGGCCCGTACCCGGCTGTCGGAGCTCGTCTCCAGCTGCAAGGACTCGGCCGTGGCGCTGGTCGGCTACAGCCAAGGCGCGCACGTGATTTCGCTGCTGGCCCAGGACATCGGCGCGGGCAACGGACCGGTACCGGTCGACAAGATCGCCGGAGTGGCCCTGTTCGGTGATCCCACCCGCACCGCGGGCGCCACCACCTTCCCCGGCGACACCAACGCCACCCGCCCCAACGCGATGCCCGGCACCTCCGGTCAGGTCCTGGGCGAGATCGCCCAAGTGAACCCCCTCCCGCCCAGCGGCGCCGGCATCGGCGAATCCACCGAGAAGCCCGCGGATTTCGGCAAGCTGGTCGGGCGCGTGGTGTCGTTCTGCACCGGCGGGGACCTGTCCTGCGATGCCCCGGACAACGCGCCGTTGCTGCGCGCGGTCGCGCAGGTCGCGGCCAGCGTCCAGAATCCAGGCGACCCGATCCAGGCCCTGGCCAACATCGCCACATCCCTGGCGCAGACCGGCATCAAGACCGTCACATCGGTGGCGAACAACGACCTGAGCGGCACCAGCTTGTCCGCGCTGAGCTATTCGCCGAAGAAGTCGATCAGCCAGCGCATCGCCGAGGCGTCGGACCCGAACACTCCCGTGGACATCTCCGGTGCGCTCAAAGCCGTCATGAAAATCGGCACCATCGCGCTCAATGCCGTTGGCACCGTGGCCAAGTCGATGCTGACCGCGACCAATATCGCCGAGATCGGCACCGCCGGACTGGCCAATCCCATCGCGGGCCTGGCCCTGTTCGGTGCCAAGCTGGCCGGCGCCCTGAGCGAGCTGGTGCCGATATCGACCGGAATCCGTTGGGTCACCGAGGCTTTCCAGGCCTTCATCACCAACATCTCCGATAACCAGGATCTGCTCTCGGCCACCACCTGGGTCAAATACAGCGACGTGATCACCCGCCACGGGTCGTATCAAACCGACCCGATCACCCCCACCGGCCAGACCGCCACCACCTGGGTGGCGGACTGGTTCGCCGCGGCCGCCGCCGATATCGCCGGAGTCCAGGCCGCACCCGCCAGCAGCACCTCGGCACCCTCCACCACCCCCGAGGCCGCCGTCCCACTGCCCGCCACCAGTGCGGCCCCCGCCACCACAGTCCCGGTGACCACCGCCCCAATGACCTCGGCGCCCAGCGCGGCCCCGTCCAGCGCGGCCCCGGTCACCACCACCCCCAAGCCCTACTGA
- a CDS encoding FAD-dependent oxidoreductase → MVSILGGGIAGTVLGGALALRRYPVTVYERQPAPGTGAFLVLDAHAHRSLTELGVPLAALHAASHPLASFRFHYRPEGSDTGPARGQRLYERSALMRVLTDFAHSAGTDIRYGVGVSDIDPATGALRAADEELTGPGVVIAADGIDSLARARLEPDRTALYARQVVIYGQTTRAMDLPVDPAVMHFHGQLGEGPLPVSTFGYLWTETALFWFTRLTRTPVPVDDIGFHPTSEWANAIGAADPTATTLIETILAATDTIHVSNTRIVPLNNARPPATPLILCGDADHAITPAAVRGAREAIEDALALTKALAAGDSPARAMSERRAVIASERQEQARRAAAGAAAATDPEPDSGTDDFRDGMDPMTRMWFE, encoded by the coding sequence GTGGTTTCCATCCTCGGCGGCGGTATCGCCGGAACCGTTCTGGGTGGCGCACTCGCGCTGCGCCGATACCCGGTCACCGTCTACGAACGCCAGCCCGCCCCCGGCACCGGTGCCTTCCTTGTCCTGGACGCGCACGCGCACCGCTCGCTCACCGAACTCGGGGTGCCCTTGGCTGCCTTGCACGCCGCGTCACATCCCTTGGCCAGCTTCCGCTTCCACTACCGCCCCGAAGGTTCGGACACCGGACCCGCACGCGGACAGCGCCTGTACGAACGCAGCGCGTTGATGCGGGTGCTCACCGACTTCGCGCACAGCGCGGGCACCGACATCCGGTACGGGGTCGGCGTGAGCGATATCGATCCCGCGACCGGGGCGCTGCGTGCTGCGGACGAGGAGCTCACCGGCCCCGGGGTGGTCATCGCCGCGGACGGTATCGATTCCCTCGCCCGTGCCCGTCTCGAGCCCGACCGCACCGCCCTCTACGCCAGGCAGGTGGTCATCTACGGTCAGACCACCCGCGCGATGGACCTGCCCGTCGACCCTGCGGTGATGCATTTCCACGGCCAACTCGGCGAAGGCCCGCTGCCGGTGAGCACCTTCGGATATCTGTGGACCGAAACCGCGCTGTTCTGGTTCACGCGTCTGACCCGCACGCCGGTTCCCGTGGACGACATCGGATTTCACCCCACCAGCGAATGGGCCAACGCCATCGGTGCTGCCGATCCCACCGCCACCACGCTGATCGAGACCATTCTGGCGGCCACCGACACCATCCATGTCTCCAACACCCGCATCGTGCCCCTGAACAACGCCCGCCCGCCCGCCACCCCGCTCATCCTGTGCGGCGACGCCGACCACGCCATCACCCCCGCCGCGGTGCGGGGTGCCCGCGAGGCCATCGAGGACGCGCTCGCGCTGACCAAGGCCCTGGCCGCAGGCGACTCGCCCGCGCGGGCCATGAGTGAGCGTCGCGCGGTGATCGCCTCCGAGCGCCAGGAGCAGGCCCGCCGCGCCGCCGCTGGTGCCGCGGCCGCCACGGACCCCGAACCCGATTCCGGCACAGACGATTTCCGTGACGGCATGGACCCGATGACCCGCATGTGGTTCGAGTAA
- a CDS encoding endolytic transglycosylase MltG has protein sequence MNNQDRRNTGEPDPETAAQFKALIEQSSLGGELAQAMRKRISAEDGQRLAARAEETINTDTPEPPIPADGGGPAQWRRRNLVFIQSAAAAVVLILTLAVVLLGGHQPTHPADFAGPEGPTVVVWIPPAASRHTIADILRQQGVVASSAAFDLAVQHDPAFGPLPAGYYAVPSHSSADAAAATLVGGHARVGNVVIDEGRALLDEIDENTDDLKEGIYHKIAEASCIRLGARASCLTYEQLMAAGATDPEALGVPAWALAQVRAAPDRGRALEGLIAAGSWDFDPTASPQQVIKELVTKSIASYEASGLLRAGASNGLTPYETLIAASLVERESLPLDMSKVARVILNRIKVDQPLNFDSTVNYGLARTEVATTGDERTHRTPWNTYAMTGLPVTPIAAFSPQALHAMENPTPGDWLYFVTIDKQGTTLFTDTYAEYLHDVDIARQSGMLPSN, from the coding sequence ATGAACAACCAAGACCGACGCAACACCGGTGAACCCGACCCGGAAACCGCCGCACAGTTCAAGGCATTGATCGAACAGTCCTCGCTGGGTGGCGAACTCGCGCAGGCGATGCGCAAGCGCATTTCGGCCGAAGACGGCCAGCGTCTCGCAGCCAGGGCCGAGGAAACGATCAACACCGACACTCCCGAACCCCCGATACCCGCAGATGGCGGAGGGCCTGCACAGTGGCGCCGGCGGAATCTGGTTTTCATTCAGTCCGCCGCGGCGGCGGTCGTGCTGATCCTCACGCTGGCGGTGGTGCTGTTGGGCGGCCATCAGCCCACTCACCCCGCAGACTTCGCCGGACCTGAGGGGCCGACGGTCGTGGTCTGGATCCCACCCGCCGCCAGTCGGCATACGATCGCCGATATCTTGCGGCAGCAAGGCGTCGTGGCCAGCAGCGCCGCCTTCGATCTGGCCGTGCAACATGACCCCGCCTTCGGCCCGCTCCCGGCAGGCTACTACGCGGTCCCCAGCCACAGTTCGGCCGATGCCGCAGCCGCGACGCTGGTAGGCGGGCACGCCCGTGTCGGCAACGTGGTGATCGATGAGGGCAGGGCATTACTGGATGAGATCGACGAGAACACCGATGACCTCAAGGAAGGCATCTACCACAAGATCGCTGAAGCCAGTTGCATCAGACTCGGTGCCCGCGCCAGTTGCCTTACCTACGAACAACTCATGGCGGCAGGCGCCACGGACCCGGAGGCGCTGGGTGTACCGGCCTGGGCTCTCGCGCAAGTGCGTGCCGCACCCGATCGCGGCCGTGCGCTCGAAGGCCTGATCGCTGCGGGCAGTTGGGATTTCGACCCCACAGCCAGTCCACAACAGGTCATCAAGGAGTTGGTCACCAAGAGCATCGCCAGCTATGAGGCGTCCGGGTTGCTGCGCGCCGGTGCCTCGAACGGTTTGACGCCCTACGAGACCTTGATCGCCGCATCCTTGGTTGAGCGCGAGTCGCTACCGCTGGACATGTCCAAGGTGGCACGGGTGATCCTGAACCGGATCAAGGTCGATCAGCCGCTGAATTTCGATTCCACCGTCAACTACGGCCTTGCCAGAACCGAGGTAGCCACGACCGGCGACGAGCGCACACACCGAACCCCGTGGAACACCTACGCAATGACCGGACTGCCGGTGACCCCTATCGCCGCCTTCTCTCCACAAGCGTTGCATGCCATGGAGAATCCCACCCCTGGCGACTGGCTGTACTTCGTGACCATCGACAAGCAGGGCACCACGCTGTTCACCGATACCTACGCCGAGTATCTGCACGATGTGGACATCGCGCGCCAGAGCGGCATGCTTCCGAGTAACTGA